Genomic window (Fundulus heteroclitus isolate FHET01 unplaced genomic scaffold, MU-UCD_Fhet_4.1 scaffold_784, whole genome shotgun sequence):
ttaattttattttctgaagctATGAACTGCGAGTCTGTCTGCTGTCAACACTCTGATGTTTGTTCTGCTTTTGATTCGTCTTTAAAGTTGAGTTTCACAGCTGGGTCTGACTTTTCAAAGAGAAACTTGCTGATGGAAAAGATTAGCTTTTCTTGCTAAAGGCATAAAGCCCCAAAAAGAGCAAACCGCAATATTTCATGTTCTAAAACAAATGTAACCAACATGCTCACGCgtatttattttccagcaccGTGTGCACCACTGGTAGGAGGAAACTGAAATAGTTTATGTCAGCAGCTTTTATCACGTTCTGTATGCGGGCGGCCATGTTGGAAACCGAGCTGCTCAGCGAGCGCCGATGGTCAGAATCCTGACTTCAAGGGTTGATCTTGAAACCcggaaattaatattttgggtATTTGGCAAGATATGTGgcaaatattataataataataataataataataataataataataataataataataataataataataattattattattattattattattattattattattattattattattattattattattatcacaagaataaagatttttataataatgataatattcaattttatttatataccgccaattcatgaaacatgtcatcacaagtcactttccaaagtcaaattcaatcagattatacagattgaatACTATTACTACAATAAAGattaagaatgaaaaaaaaaaacaataataagaattatagaaataagataattacataaggaatgatgatgataaaaatcaaatgtgataaagataaaaaaaatatatagaataaGTAAATTAGGATTATTCCACCAAAataatactaaaatttaaagtatttaaaattgaaaagattaaattaaaataggaTAAGAGGTTTAAAATTAGTCgttaagatggaaaaaaaatgaagcagaggttttaaaatcagattttaattgGAGTCatgttaatgtttaattttatgatGGAAAGAAAGACTTGGAAAGGAGAATATGCTAAAAATGCTTTCATCCCCCCGACAAACTCACCGGCGTCCTCAGATGTAAACACCCACAGGTTGTTGTGGAGCGGCAGCAAAATGTCCCACAGTGGGAATTCAGACACAGCCTGAAGCAGATCTTCACAGCAAAAGTCCGTACTTTAATTCTTCCCCTGCTCTGTTCACCCTCTCTTCACCAGAAATGAGTCGCCAGACCGCCACCGCGCTGCCCACAGGAACCTCCAAGTGCCCCCCCTCTCAGCGCGTGCCCACCCTCTCGGGCACCACCGCCTCCAACAGCGACCTGGCCAGCCTGTTCGAGTGTCCTGTCTGCTTCGACTATGTGCTGCCGCCCATCCTGCAGTGTCAGTCCGGACACCTGGTACGTCCCTCCCCCCCCCCGTCACTGTTCAGACAGATTAACTCAGGTTAACAGCGAGGAACTGTGGTCTTCATACACCGAGCGCCGAGTAAAAACTTTATCCCGCCTCTCCTCCCAGGTGTGTTCCAACTGCCGGCCCAAGCTCACCTGCTGTCCCACCTGCAGAGGTCCGCTGGGCTCCATCAGGAACCTGGCCATGGAGAAGGTGGCCAACTCGGTCCTGTTCCCCTGCAAGTACGCCTCGTCGGGCTGCGAGGTCACGCTGCCGCACACCGACAAGACGGAGCACGAGGAGCTGTGCGAGTTCCGGCCGTACTCCTGCCCCTGTCCCGGCGCCTCCTGCAAGTGGCAGGGATCGCTGGACGCCGTCATGCCGCACCTGATGCATCAGCACAAGTCCATCACCACGCTGCAGGTCAGAAGCTCACACTCTGTGTTAGAGCGGCTCAGTCCTGGCTACCTTTACTAGTCTAGTTCAACAACAATGTGGTGAAATGTCAGCACAGACTTTTCACAACAGCTGCTctggtttgatttatttttgcacctgctaaaaaaaaaaagtccaaacatTTTAGTCCTTGGAGGCCTTTACTGTCAGCTCAAAGTCTCTTTAATCAACTTacaattacactgcaaaaagtgaacaaaagtaagttaaacgttcttgaaattagtgtatttgcccttgatttaagcaggtaaatataAACATGCCAATGAAATAGGATTCTTGCGctttaaataggaacaactcgtctccatcttatttcaagtgcaacgtatccaattatcttattccAAAGCACTCATTAAATTGGCAAATTgtctttacctgctcaaatcaaggacaaatacactaatttccaGAAAATTAAacgtttagttccctttttggcAGTGTGTAAATAACTGGGCTGTATCCTGAAGGTTAAAACTCGTCCAGAGCCAAAATAAATTAGTCTGAATTGGgtctggacaataattcaataacgatatatatcgatcgatagacgtatggttcaatataaaaaaaacaggtgtcaataaaaagttcaattaaaaaactgtgctttttagcctatcatgtaggttaattcTACAGTCATTGTATCAtcctaaccaatcacaaacccaggaaagctcgatcagccttcagagagttgAGAGAGTAcgtgttctttttctcttttttaacacttacagttttcgtaaaaagttgattggaaaaagggttgtgtttgaatccatttatttaaaaataggtaagcaagcaacagcaaaaatggccagggcagcatttaaaatgcatatatttaatttcttagataattatcgatatcgatcaatatgatttc
Coding sequences:
- the LOC105929651 gene encoding E3 ubiquitin-protein ligase Siah1 isoform X2, with protein sequence MDEEMSRQTATALPTGTSKCPPSQRVPTLSGTTASNSDLASLFECPVCFDYVLPPILQCQSGHLVCSNCRPKLTCCPTCRGPLGSIRNLAMEKVANSVLFPCKYASSGCEVTLPHTDKTEHEELCEFRPYSCPCPGASCKWQGSLDAVMPHLMHQHKSITTLQGEDIVFLATDINLPGAVDWVMMQSCFGFHFMLVLEKQEKYDGHQQFFAIVQLIGTRKQAENFAYRLELNGHRRRLTWEATPRSIHEGIATAIMNSDCLVFDTSIAQLFAENGNLGINVTISMC